The sequence ACTTCACGACGACGAAAACCCCGCGACTCGGCCCCTCAAGAGGAAGCCGCCTGTTTCGTGAGCCGCGCCTGCGCCATCAAGCGCTCTTCTATCAACGCCAGCTTGGCGACGAGCTCCCGCGCGAGCGACTCCGCGCTCGCGAGGTCCTGGGCTATCGCCCTGCCGCTCGTCTCGCTCCGCCTCTCTTTGGCGGCATCCCTGAGCGCATTGAAGACCTTGGCCATCGTGCGCTCGAGCTCCTCGATATCACCTCTCACGAACAGGAATTCACGCTGGATTTCTTCGATGGTGTAGTCCTGGGCCATCATCTCTTTGATGCGCTGAACCTGGCGGACTACCGTGGCCGGATACATCCCCTGCGAGCCCTGGTGCTTGCCCTTGCGCCCCACCCGCACGCTGCGCGGGAGCAAGCCGAGCTGCACATACTTCCGGAGCGTCGCCTCGCTGAACTTGATGCCATGAGCCGCGAACAGCTCGAGGATATCGCTCGAAGTGATCCCCTGGGCGTGCTCCCGCTCGATGCGTTCAAGCACCTCCTCGGGGATCCTCTGCACCGGTCCTCCCATCGATTGCCGGAGGCCCTACCCAACCGACGCGGGCGACTCTATTCCACTGAATGGAATACAGTCAATTGACGCGACTACGATTATTGTGTGGCTGTCGCGAGACGCGGTGCTTTGCCGGGGTTCTTGACATGCCTCGGACATTTTTCGTCCGTCGGAACGACGCGTCGGCCCGCCCGGCACGGCGCAGGTCGGGGGCCGGGGTGGGAAAAAAGCGACGCTCGGTGCAATGGGTGCGAGCAAGGGGGCGCCCGACACCCAGCGGGGCTCGTGCAGCGGCATGCCCCGCACCCTGACACACATCGGTCCTTTCAGACAAAAGGGCTGATAGTCTCGCCGCCACCATGGCCAAGACCCTCGCCAGCGAGGGTCGGAGCTCGGCCTCGCCCGCCGCCCCCCGACCCGTCGAACGCGTCATCAGGGATGTCACCGCCCGGGGTGTCAGGATGCGGGTCCTGGTCGCCGGCGCGGGCAACGGCCCGGCGCTGCTCCTGATCCACAGCTTCCTCGTCAGCCACCTGGAGTTCGATGACGTGATCGACACGCTGGCCCAGCGGTTCCACGTCATCGCCCCGGACCTCCCGGGCTTCGGCGAGAGCGAGAAGCCGAGCCCGGCGCGGTACGCTTACGGCATCGAGACGTTCGCCGAGGCCGTGGCCGACCTCATCGCCGCCTTCGGCGTCGGCCGCGCGCACCTCGTCGGCCACGCGATGGGCGCCGCCGTCGCGATCACGCTGGCCGCCAACCACCCGGAGCTCGTGCAGCGGCTCGTCCTGGAGGACGCGCTCTGTTACCCGTTCCCGATGAGCTTCAAGATGAAGCTCCCGCTCCTGCCGATCGTCGGCGGCATCGTCTTCAAGCAGCTCCACGGCCGCGGCACGTTCCGGTCGTACTTCCGCGACGATGTGTTCCGGGCGGACGCGGCCGTGCCGCTGTCGCGCGTCGACCGGCACTACGACCTCTTCAACGCCCCCTCGGCGCGCGAGAGCGCCCACGCGGTGATGCGCTCGGTGCTCGACGCGCGCCCCGTCGTCGCGCGCCTCACCCGGATCACGGCGCCGACCCTCGTCGTGTGGGGGCGCGACGACCGCATCTTCCCGGCGGCGAGCGCGCAGCGGCTCGCCCGCGAGATCTCCGGCGCGATGCTCGAGATCATGGACGCCGGACACTCGCCCCACGAGGAGCGCCCGGGGGAGTTCGTCGCGCTCGTGACGCAGTTCCTCGAAGGGAAGCGGTGACGGCGGCGGCGCGCTGGGCTCGGCTTTCGCGCGGCGCGGCGCGAGCGGCCGAGCGCGCCGGGCGCGCCGTCCTCGGCGAGGACGCGGCGCGGCGGTTCCTCGGGGACCGCTCGGCGCTGCTCGGCCTCGGGATCGTCGCGCTGCTCTCGCTGTTCGCCGCGGTGGGGCCGGCCGTCATCGCCCACGACCCGAACGCGAGCGACTTCACCCTGGCCCGCGACGCCTCCGGAGCGCCGCCCGGGCCGTCGGCCGCCCACTGGCTCGGGACGGACCCGCTCTTCCGCGACCTGCTCGCGCGCCTCGCGCACGGCGCGCGGCTCTCCCTCGCCATCGCGCTCTCGTCGACCGCCCTCGCCACGGGGCTCGGGGCGCTCGTCGGCGTCACGGCCGGCATGGCCGCCGGCACGCGGGCGGACGCGCTCGACGGCGCGCTCATGCGGCTCGTCGACGTGATCCTCGCCCTGCCGTACCTCCTGTTCGTGACCGCGATCGGCGTCGCCGTGGGGCGCGCGGACGTGGGGACGATCCTGCTCGTGCTCGGCCTCACGGGGTGGACCGGCGCGGCGCGGGTGGTCCGGGCCAAGACGGCAGAGCTCGCGCAGCGCGATTTCGTGGCCTCCGCGCGCGCGCTCGGCGCGGGGCCGCTGCACATCGTCCGGCGGCACGTCCTGCCGAACGTCGGCGGGACGCTGCTCGCGCTCGCGACGATCAGCGCCGGGCAGATGATCCTCGCGGAGGCCGCCCTCGGCTACCTGGGCGTCGGCGCGCAGCCGCCAACCGCGACCTGGGGCCGCATGCTGCACGAGGCCGAGCCGTACCTCGGGGTAAGGCCGCTCCTTGTGGCCGCGCCGGGCTTCGCCATCGTGCTCGCCGTGCTCGGCTTCCACCGCGCGAGCGAGGGGCTCCGCGACGCGCTCGATCCGGCCGGCGCGGCGCTCCCGCGCGGCCGTCGCCTGCCTGTCGATCTGCTCGTCGCGGGCGCGGCGCTGCTCCTGCTCTCGGGCGGCTCGGCGGGCGGCGTCCGCGCTCCCCTCGGCGGCGAGCCGGCGTCCCGCGCGCCCGTGCGCGG is a genomic window of Sorangium aterium containing:
- a CDS encoding MerR family transcriptional regulator, with amino-acid sequence MQRIPEEVLERIEREHAQGITSSDILELFAAHGIKFSEATLRKYVQLGLLPRSVRVGRKGKHQGSQGMYPATVVRQVQRIKEMMAQDYTIEEIQREFLFVRGDIEELERTMAKVFNALRDAAKERRSETSGRAIAQDLASAESLARELVAKLALIEERLMAQARLTKQAASS
- a CDS encoding alpha/beta fold hydrolase, translating into MRVLVAGAGNGPALLLIHSFLVSHLEFDDVIDTLAQRFHVIAPDLPGFGESEKPSPARYAYGIETFAEAVADLIAAFGVGRAHLVGHAMGAAVAITLAANHPELVQRLVLEDALCYPFPMSFKMKLPLLPIVGGIVFKQLHGRGTFRSYFRDDVFRADAAVPLSRVDRHYDLFNAPSARESAHAVMRSVLDARPVVARLTRITAPTLVVWGRDDRIFPAASAQRLAREISGAMLEIMDAGHSPHEERPGEFVALVTQFLEGKR